A window of Desulforhopalus sp. contains these coding sequences:
- a CDS encoding ribose-phosphate pyrophosphokinase: MVRDLKIFSGNAHRQLAEEIAGHLNIPLSKADLRKFSDGEIFVELKENVRGTDVFLIQPTCTPVNDHLMELVIMVDALRRASARRITAVVPYYGYARQDRKNAPRVPISAKVVAEMFMAVGVRRVLCMDLHAGQIQGFFNIPVDHLFAAPVILKYIKQNFGEDVIMVSPDAGGVERTRAFAKRLDSGLAIIDKRRDKPNECQAMHVIGDVRGKTAILMDDMVDTAGTLCAGAETLMENGAKEVHACCSHPVLSGPAIERINASRLKSLVVTNSIPLRGEALKCEKIKVLSVSRLLAEAISRIHNEDSVSSLFV, translated from the coding sequence ATGGTACGAGACTTAAAAATTTTCTCAGGCAATGCCCACAGGCAATTGGCGGAAGAAATTGCTGGCCATTTGAATATTCCACTGAGCAAGGCAGATCTGCGTAAGTTCAGTGACGGAGAAATTTTTGTTGAGCTAAAAGAAAATGTCCGGGGCACTGATGTCTTTCTGATCCAGCCCACATGCACTCCGGTTAATGATCATCTGATGGAGTTGGTGATCATGGTTGATGCGCTGCGTCGCGCATCGGCAAGAAGGATTACCGCCGTAGTCCCTTACTACGGATATGCACGTCAGGATCGGAAGAATGCTCCGCGTGTCCCCATTTCAGCCAAGGTCGTAGCCGAGATGTTTATGGCCGTTGGAGTTCGCCGTGTACTGTGTATGGATCTGCATGCCGGACAAATCCAAGGTTTTTTTAATATTCCCGTTGATCATCTTTTCGCGGCTCCGGTGATTCTCAAATATATCAAACAAAACTTTGGCGAAGATGTCATTATGGTTTCTCCGGACGCCGGCGGGGTCGAGAGAACCCGGGCTTTTGCCAAAAGATTGGATTCCGGTTTGGCGATTATCGATAAGCGCCGAGATAAACCCAACGAATGCCAGGCAATGCACGTAATCGGCGATGTCCGTGGAAAGACTGCAATTTTGATGGACGACATGGTCGATACAGCCGGAACTCTTTGTGCAGGCGCAGAAACCCTTATGGAGAATGGCGCAAAAGAGGTTCATGCGTGTTGCTCGCATCCGGTGCTGTCCGGCCCGGCAATCGAAAGAATCAATGCCTCGCGTTTAAAATCGCTCGTCGTAACCAATTCAATACCCCTTCGAGGGGAAGCGTTAAAGTGCGAGAAAATTAAGGTCCTGTCGGTTTCCCGGTTGCTTGCGGAGGCGATTAGCAGGATCCACAATGAAGATTCCGTCAGTTCGTTGTTTGTTTGA
- a CDS encoding DUF1844 domain-containing protein, translating to MSDADKMVGSECGCGEGKVPNKEGRCVMPEVTFPAFVMSLNTSALYHLGEIADPQTGKRVIEPDLARHAIDTLMLIQDKTKGNLTPDEAELLKNILYDIKIRFVKVVRK from the coding sequence ATGAGCGATGCTGATAAGATGGTGGGAAGTGAGTGTGGGTGCGGAGAGGGAAAAGTTCCCAACAAGGAGGGGAGATGCGTAATGCCGGAGGTAACATTTCCAGCGTTTGTAATGTCTCTCAATACGTCAGCGCTGTATCATCTCGGCGAAATCGCTGATCCGCAAACTGGAAAGAGGGTGATTGAACCAGATCTTGCCAGGCATGCGATAGATACATTGATGCTGATTCAGGACAAGACAAAAGGGAATTTGACCCCGGATGAGGCAGAGCTGCTGAAAAATATTCTTTATGACATCAAGATTCGCTTTGTCAAAGTAGTAAGAAAATAG
- the serA gene encoding phosphoglycerate dehydrogenase: MKVLVSDNLSQIGIDVMKKAGLEVDVKTGLAPEELKKIIGDYDGLAIRSATRVTADILEAAHKLKVVGRAGIGLDNVDIPAASQKGIVVMNAPDGNATTAAEHAISMMMSLSRNIPQACKSMKEGKWEKKKFMGREITGKTFGVIGIGRIGSIAASRAQGLRMKTIAYDPHMPKEMAEKIGVELVSLVDLAKRSDYISVHVPLTQETKNVVSTEFFENMKPEAMFIDCARGGVCDEAALYDALVNKKIAGAALDVFAKEPTNLENCPLLGLDNFICTPHLGASTNEAQENVALIIAEQIADYLLKGSVTNAVNVPSVSDDVLAQVGPYLTLGEKLGCLHMQIAKGGVAEVNIEYSGALAEMNTNPITVAFLKGLFSPILKDAVNYVNAPIIARDRGIRVIESKSDRSDDFINTLTIKVTTKEGENTLIGTVFGRNEPRLVRLNSFRLEAMISGPMLLVYNNDVPGVIGALGTTLGAGGANISRMTVGREEKSNQNIILLSTDELVSRELLLKVKALANINNAQILDLTTV; the protein is encoded by the coding sequence ATGAAAGTGCTTGTGAGTGACAATTTGTCTCAGATCGGGATAGACGTTATGAAAAAAGCCGGTCTGGAAGTTGATGTGAAAACCGGTTTGGCCCCGGAAGAATTGAAGAAAATTATTGGTGATTACGATGGATTGGCGATTCGCAGCGCCACTCGTGTCACTGCCGATATTCTTGAGGCTGCCCATAAACTGAAGGTAGTCGGTCGAGCCGGTATTGGTCTTGACAATGTTGATATTCCTGCCGCGAGCCAGAAGGGCATCGTGGTGATGAACGCCCCTGACGGCAATGCAACGACCGCGGCGGAACACGCGATTTCCATGATGATGTCTTTGTCTCGTAACATTCCGCAAGCCTGTAAATCGATGAAGGAAGGGAAGTGGGAAAAGAAAAAATTCATGGGCCGGGAGATAACCGGCAAAACCTTCGGCGTTATTGGTATTGGCAGGATTGGCTCGATAGCGGCAAGTCGTGCCCAGGGCTTGCGAATGAAAACTATCGCCTATGATCCCCATATGCCGAAAGAGATGGCCGAAAAGATCGGTGTTGAACTGGTGAGTTTGGTTGATCTGGCAAAGCGTTCTGATTATATCTCTGTGCATGTACCTCTGACTCAAGAAACGAAGAACGTTGTTTCTACCGAATTTTTCGAGAACATGAAGCCTGAGGCCATGTTCATTGACTGTGCTCGCGGGGGAGTCTGCGATGAAGCAGCCCTTTATGACGCATTGGTAAATAAGAAGATTGCCGGGGCTGCTCTTGATGTCTTTGCAAAAGAGCCGACGAATTTGGAAAACTGTCCCCTGCTCGGGTTGGATAATTTTATTTGTACTCCTCATCTTGGTGCTTCAACAAATGAAGCGCAAGAAAACGTGGCACTGATTATTGCCGAACAGATTGCTGACTATTTGCTTAAGGGGTCGGTGACCAATGCCGTCAACGTTCCGTCGGTAAGTGACGATGTTCTGGCTCAGGTTGGGCCGTATCTCACCTTGGGTGAGAAACTCGGTTGTCTCCATATGCAAATCGCCAAAGGTGGCGTGGCGGAGGTAAACATTGAGTACAGCGGTGCCTTGGCTGAGATGAATACCAATCCCATTACTGTTGCATTTCTAAAAGGGCTTTTCTCACCAATCCTTAAAGATGCGGTGAATTATGTCAATGCGCCGATTATTGCCAGGGATCGTGGTATTCGGGTAATTGAGTCGAAGAGCGACAGATCCGATGATTTTATCAACACCCTGACGATCAAGGTAACAACCAAGGAAGGTGAGAATACCCTGATTGGCACGGTATTCGGGCGCAATGAGCCCCGGCTTGTCAGGCTGAATTCCTTCCGGCTGGAAGCGATGATCTCCGGACCTATGCTGCTGGTCTACAATAATGACGTTCCCGGGGTAATTGGCGCATTGGGTACTACCTTGGGAGCTGGTGGAGCGAATATCTCCCGTATGACGGTAGGCCGTGAGGAAAAAAGCAATCAAAATATCATTCTTCTTAGTACCGATGAGCTTGTTTCCAGGGAGTTGCTGCTTAAGGTTAAGGCCTTGGCGAACATTAACAACGCCCAGATTCTTGATCTGACGACCGTTTAA
- the gltX gene encoding glutamate--tRNA ligase: MTETRLRFPPSPTGYLHIGGARTALYNWLYAKKTGGKLILRIEDTDADRSTESSINGIIEGLEWLGIDFDEGPYFQTDFEEDHTAAAQKLLEKGCAYKCFCTKEDLDAKREAALAAKKPLGYDRTCRNLMPDEVAAKEAAGVPSVIRFKVPDRNGLLGYDDKIMGRIESAYSEVDDFVIVRSNGKPLYLLCNVVDDIRDRITHIIRGQDHMTNTLKQVLLYEALEIPLPVFGHMPLTLDTKKAKISKRSHGEIVAVQFYRDNGFIPWAFNNFLALLGWSAGNDQEIFSKEELIRDFSLERINKSSAIFNFKRDDPKFITDPKALHINEHYLRTMDINEIGKMVKKELESENLWQESYDSDRKSWYLDTLGLIRERFHTLKDFTSLGRAYFADDYMIDPKPLEKNVLKFPELQTWLPELAVRFEKLGEFTLEETERVARELAEELSIKPGILINAMRTVVTGQLAGPSMFDVVLAIGRDRIIRRLRDVGKFFKAN; the protein is encoded by the coding sequence ATGACTGAAACGCGTTTGCGCTTTCCACCGAGCCCCACCGGCTACCTGCACATCGGAGGCGCGAGAACCGCGCTGTATAATTGGCTGTACGCAAAGAAAACCGGTGGCAAGCTGATTCTTCGCATAGAAGACACCGATGCTGACCGCTCCACCGAATCTTCAATCAATGGCATTATCGAAGGCCTGGAATGGCTCGGTATCGATTTCGATGAGGGACCGTATTTTCAGACTGATTTCGAGGAGGACCACACGGCCGCCGCGCAGAAATTATTGGAGAAAGGTTGCGCCTACAAGTGTTTTTGCACCAAGGAAGACCTCGACGCAAAACGTGAAGCTGCCCTCGCTGCAAAAAAACCTTTGGGATATGACCGAACCTGCCGCAATCTTATGCCTGATGAGGTAGCGGCAAAAGAGGCCGCCGGAGTCCCCTCCGTCATCCGCTTCAAGGTACCTGATCGTAATGGGCTGCTGGGATACGACGATAAAATCATGGGCCGGATAGAGTCCGCCTACTCAGAAGTCGATGACTTTGTCATCGTACGTTCAAACGGAAAACCCTTGTATCTTCTCTGCAATGTGGTCGACGACATCCGGGACCGTATAACCCATATTATCAGAGGGCAGGATCATATGACCAACACCCTCAAGCAGGTCCTGCTCTACGAAGCACTTGAGATACCACTGCCGGTCTTTGGCCATATGCCGCTCACCCTCGATACCAAAAAAGCAAAAATCTCCAAACGCAGTCATGGAGAGATCGTTGCTGTACAGTTCTACCGGGACAACGGTTTTATCCCTTGGGCCTTCAATAATTTTCTTGCCCTATTGGGATGGTCAGCCGGCAACGATCAGGAGATTTTTTCGAAAGAAGAACTTATCCGGGATTTCTCCCTTGAGCGGATCAACAAATCCAGTGCTATTTTCAATTTTAAAAGAGATGATCCGAAATTCATTACCGATCCCAAGGCATTGCACATCAATGAGCACTATCTCCGAACCATGGATATCAATGAAATCGGCAAGATGGTCAAAAAAGAACTTGAGTCCGAAAATCTCTGGCAAGAGAGCTACGATTCCGATCGGAAAAGCTGGTATCTCGACACCTTGGGACTTATCAGGGAACGTTTCCATACCCTGAAGGATTTTACCTCCCTGGGCCGGGCCTACTTTGCCGATGACTACATGATCGACCCCAAACCTCTCGAAAAGAATGTACTGAAATTCCCGGAACTGCAAACATGGTTGCCGGAGCTCGCCGTCAGGTTCGAAAAACTCGGCGAATTTACCCTGGAGGAGACGGAACGGGTCGCCCGGGAACTTGCCGAAGAATTATCGATCAAACCCGGCATCCTGATCAACGCCATGCGCACCGTAGTTACCGGACAACTTGCCGGCCCGTCGATGTTTGACGTGGTTCTGGCGATAGGCAGAGACAGGATAATCCGACGGCTACGGGATGTTGGAAAATTTTTTAAGGCAAATTGA
- a CDS encoding glutamine--tRNA ligase/YqeY domain fusion protein, which yields MDLQEESENRPLDFIRQIIADDLQSGKHQQSITRFPPEPNGFLHIGHAKSICLNFGIAEETGGICNLRFDDTNPSKEDVSYVESIKEDVQWLGFQWGKEALYASDYFPQLYEFAVTLIKMGKAYVCQLSPDEIREYRGTLTEPGKESPYRNRGVAENLDLFERMKNGEFAEGSHVLRAKIDMASPNLNMRDPVIYRILKDHHHRTGDTWVIYPMYDYTHCISDMLEKITHSLCTLEFEDHRPLYDWVLDTLNTPCHPRQIEFARLNLSYTVMSKRKLLKMVMGNYVSGWDDPRMLTISGLRRRGYTPASLRNFCKSIGIGKSESRIDMGVLENEIRNDLNVNAPRRMCVLDPVKVIIDNYPEGQIEEMVAKNHPQIPEMGERTVPFSREVYIERDDFLEDPPKKYHRLGPGREVRLRFAYLVSYVSHITDPNTGKIIEIHCTYDPETRGGSAPDGRKVKGTIHWVSAEKAVPVPVRLYDRLFKVEDPEADKNIDFLDQLNPESKVVVDNAMAEPSILAMHPGDQVQFERLGYFCADPVESKAGRPIFNRTVTLKDSWENITK from the coding sequence ATGGACCTGCAAGAAGAATCTGAGAACCGACCACTCGACTTTATCCGCCAGATAATCGCCGACGACCTGCAATCCGGCAAACACCAGCAAAGTATTACACGATTCCCACCGGAGCCTAATGGTTTTCTGCACATCGGTCATGCCAAATCGATCTGCCTGAACTTTGGCATCGCCGAGGAAACCGGCGGTATCTGCAACCTGCGCTTCGACGACACGAACCCCAGCAAAGAAGATGTGAGCTACGTTGAATCCATCAAAGAAGACGTACAATGGCTCGGTTTCCAGTGGGGCAAGGAGGCGCTCTACGCCTCAGACTACTTTCCGCAGCTCTATGAATTTGCCGTAACTCTCATCAAAATGGGCAAGGCCTATGTTTGCCAGTTGTCCCCCGATGAAATACGGGAATATCGCGGCACCCTCACCGAACCCGGCAAAGAGAGTCCGTATCGCAACCGCGGTGTTGCAGAAAACCTCGATTTATTCGAACGCATGAAAAATGGTGAATTTGCCGAAGGAAGCCACGTGCTGCGCGCCAAGATTGACATGGCCTCACCAAACCTGAATATGCGGGATCCGGTCATCTACAGAATTCTGAAAGACCACCATCACCGCACCGGCGACACCTGGGTAATTTACCCCATGTACGATTACACCCACTGTATTTCCGACATGCTGGAAAAAATCACCCATTCCCTCTGTACCCTGGAGTTTGAGGATCATCGCCCCCTGTACGACTGGGTGCTGGACACCCTCAACACCCCATGCCACCCACGACAGATTGAATTCGCCAGGCTCAACCTCAGCTACACGGTGATGAGCAAACGTAAACTCCTCAAGATGGTCATGGGCAATTATGTCAGCGGCTGGGACGATCCGCGGATGCTCACCATTTCCGGCCTCCGCCGTCGTGGATACACCCCGGCATCGCTACGCAATTTTTGCAAGTCCATCGGTATCGGCAAAAGTGAAAGCCGTATCGACATGGGGGTTCTCGAAAATGAGATCCGCAACGATCTTAATGTCAACGCCCCGCGCCGCATGTGTGTACTCGATCCGGTAAAGGTGATTATTGATAATTACCCAGAGGGACAAATCGAAGAGATGGTTGCAAAAAACCATCCTCAGATCCCGGAAATGGGAGAACGCACCGTGCCCTTTAGCCGTGAAGTGTATATTGAACGAGATGATTTTCTGGAAGACCCCCCGAAAAAATACCATCGCTTGGGACCCGGTCGTGAGGTTCGTTTGCGCTTTGCCTATCTGGTAAGCTATGTGTCTCACATAACTGATCCAAACACCGGGAAAATTATCGAAATCCATTGCACCTACGACCCGGAGACCAGAGGCGGGTCCGCGCCTGACGGACGCAAGGTAAAAGGGACTATCCATTGGGTTTCGGCAGAAAAGGCAGTGCCGGTGCCTGTCCGGCTGTACGACCGGCTTTTCAAAGTGGAGGACCCGGAAGCCGATAAAAACATAGATTTTCTTGACCAACTCAATCCAGAATCGAAGGTCGTCGTCGATAACGCAATGGCCGAGCCGAGTATTTTGGCAATGCACCCCGGTGACCAGGTTCAGTTCGAGCGCTTGGGATATTTCTGCGCCGACCCCGTTGAATCAAAAGCCGGCAGACCAATATTCAACAGGACTGTGACCCTGAAGGATTCCTGGGAAAACATTACTAAATAG
- a CDS encoding ferrous iron transport protein A translates to MPIINMRLMAKKQSGIIKAIKVGGELGRRIREMGLVPGTEITVQGRAPLNDPVALRVMDSTLTLRNNEADYIMVEIKDP, encoded by the coding sequence ATGCCGATCATCAATATGCGACTGATGGCAAAAAAACAATCCGGCATCATTAAAGCAATCAAGGTGGGAGGCGAACTCGGCCGACGCATTCGGGAGATGGGCCTTGTTCCCGGCACAGAAATCACTGTGCAGGGCAGAGCCCCGCTTAATGACCCGGTTGCACTCAGGGTCATGGACAGCACCCTCACCCTGCGCAACAATGAAGCGGATTATATAATGGTGGAGATTAAAGACCCTTGA
- a CDS encoding ferrous iron transport protein A → MNTLCLRQMHKNQHGIVKTIDVGGELGRRLREMGLVPGTRITICGRAPLHDPVAIRIQDSTITLRNSEADHILVDTE, encoded by the coding sequence ATGAATACTCTCTGCTTACGGCAAATGCACAAAAATCAGCACGGTATTGTCAAGACGATTGATGTCGGAGGGGAACTCGGAAGACGGCTTCGCGAAATGGGTCTCGTACCGGGAACGCGAATCACCATTTGTGGCCGAGCTCCGCTCCACGACCCTGTAGCCATCAGAATACAGGACAGCACGATTACTCTGCGCAACAGTGAAGCAGATCATATTCTCGTCGATACCGAATAG
- the feoB gene encoding ferrous iron transport protein B: MQIKMALAGNPNAGKTTLFNQLTGARQHVGNYPGITVDHKEGHLQFKNKAVIITDLPGTYSMTAYSAEELVARDYLVYNRPQVVINIVDASNLERNLYLTCQLLELGAPLVVALNMMDVAEARGIEINAAALEKHLQVPVIPIIARSGFGKEALLEAAMQVASEGQEWNPLNISYGDDLDSALVELIEIITAKSLMTETYHARYTAIKYLENDEQIQAKGMELAPETAQILQQLVDKTTEHTRRTLDVYPEAIIADHRYGYIKSLLRQGVISRKFDADRLYTSDKIDKVLTNRLVGPVLMLAILFALYQFTFSWSELPVTWLANAFSWLGDFVDKSLPDGVLKSLIISGMIDGVGGVLGFVPLIMFMFFGIAILEDSGYLARVAFMMDRIFRIFGLHGSSVMPFIVSGGIAGGCAVPGVMATRTLRSPKERMATLLTVPFMNCGAKLPVVALLIGTFFGENKANYMFFFTMLAWIVALLAAKLLRSTVLKGTPTPFVMELPPYRFPTMRGLFIHTWERTYQYIKKAGTVILGISILLWAMMTFPSLPEDAAKTFDLKRQEILTATEPAIVAELEKDAEPLSERAKALQEKLATISNEKAEAALRHSVAGTLGTSMEPVSRLAGFDWRTDIALIGGFAAKEVIVSTLGTAYSMGKVEVEESQSLGDRLKDDSNWNRVVAVAALVFIMFYSPCFVTLVCIAKEASWKWAAFSMTFNTVFAFAMAVAVFQIGMFFNLG, encoded by the coding sequence ATGCAAATAAAAATGGCCCTTGCGGGCAATCCAAATGCCGGAAAAACCACCCTTTTCAACCAATTAACCGGGGCCAGACAACACGTCGGTAATTATCCGGGCATCACCGTTGACCACAAAGAAGGCCACCTGCAATTCAAAAACAAGGCCGTCATAATCACCGACCTCCCAGGAACCTACTCTATGACCGCCTATTCCGCCGAAGAATTGGTGGCAAGGGATTACCTGGTTTATAACCGGCCACAGGTGGTCATCAATATCGTTGATGCCTCGAATCTTGAGCGCAATCTCTATCTCACCTGTCAGCTCCTTGAACTCGGTGCCCCCCTGGTGGTGGCCTTGAATATGATGGATGTTGCTGAGGCAAGGGGTATTGAAATCAACGCGGCAGCCTTAGAAAAACATCTCCAGGTCCCTGTCATACCGATAATCGCCCGCTCCGGATTCGGCAAGGAAGCTCTGCTCGAAGCTGCAATGCAGGTGGCCTCAGAAGGCCAAGAGTGGAATCCTTTGAATATTTCCTACGGCGACGACCTCGATTCCGCCCTCGTCGAGTTGATCGAAATAATTACCGCCAAGTCACTGATGACCGAGACCTATCATGCCCGGTATACTGCCATCAAGTACCTGGAAAATGATGAACAAATACAAGCAAAAGGAATGGAGCTCGCCCCGGAAACCGCTCAAATTCTGCAACAGCTTGTTGACAAAACCACTGAACACACCCGCCGGACTCTTGATGTGTATCCCGAGGCAATCATCGCTGATCATCGATATGGGTACATCAAATCGCTCCTTCGCCAGGGGGTAATCAGCCGAAAATTCGACGCCGACCGGCTATACACCTCCGACAAGATCGACAAGGTTCTCACCAACCGACTGGTCGGACCAGTACTGATGCTGGCGATCCTTTTTGCCCTGTACCAATTCACCTTCAGCTGGAGTGAGCTGCCCGTCACCTGGCTTGCCAATGCCTTCAGCTGGCTTGGTGATTTTGTCGACAAAAGCCTTCCGGATGGCGTCCTGAAATCCCTGATCATTTCCGGGATGATTGATGGCGTAGGTGGCGTTCTCGGATTTGTGCCATTGATCATGTTTATGTTTTTCGGCATTGCCATTCTTGAGGACTCCGGATACCTCGCCCGTGTTGCCTTTATGATGGACAGGATTTTTAGGATCTTCGGCCTGCACGGTTCCTCAGTCATGCCATTTATTGTCTCCGGTGGCATTGCCGGTGGTTGTGCGGTCCCAGGCGTCATGGCCACGCGAACACTCCGCTCGCCGAAGGAACGAATGGCCACCCTCCTCACCGTCCCCTTTATGAATTGCGGGGCAAAGCTCCCAGTGGTTGCCCTGCTGATTGGCACATTTTTCGGCGAGAACAAGGCTAATTACATGTTTTTCTTCACAATGCTTGCTTGGATTGTGGCGTTGCTGGCAGCAAAGCTGCTGCGCTCGACCGTCCTCAAGGGTACCCCAACCCCTTTTGTCATGGAGTTGCCACCCTACCGCTTTCCGACCATGCGCGGCCTGTTTATCCACACCTGGGAACGCACCTATCAGTATATCAAAAAAGCCGGCACCGTTATCCTCGGTATCTCCATTCTATTGTGGGCAATGATGACCTTTCCCAGTCTGCCCGAGGATGCAGCCAAGACCTTTGACCTGAAACGCCAGGAGATACTAACCGCCACCGAGCCGGCGATTGTTGCAGAACTGGAGAAAGATGCCGAGCCTTTATCTGAACGAGCTAAGGCTCTTCAGGAAAAACTGGCCACCATCAGTAACGAAAAAGCCGAGGCAGCCCTGCGCCACTCGGTAGCAGGAACCCTCGGTACCAGCATGGAGCCCGTGTCCAGACTAGCAGGATTTGACTGGCGCACGGACATAGCTCTCATCGGCGGCTTTGCCGCAAAGGAGGTCATTGTCTCAACGCTTGGAACGGCCTATTCCATGGGTAAGGTTGAGGTGGAAGAATCACAATCTCTTGGCGACCGCCTGAAAGATGATAGCAACTGGAACAGGGTGGTGGCGGTTGCGGCCTTGGTCTTTATAATGTTTTACTCACCCTGTTTTGTTACCTTGGTCTGTATCGCCAAGGAGGCGTCGTGGAAATGGGCCGCGTTTTCAATGACCTTCAACACGGTTTTTGCCTTCGCCATGGCGGTCGCAGTATTTCAGATCGGTATGTTTTTCAATCTCGGCTAG
- a CDS encoding DUF4177 domain-containing protein translates to MRWSYKTVHYELKKEGLLGSAFLDESEVELSLNEYGKAGWELVSILETQDGLIAIFKQPLGVDCQAEDDEEDERQYVVVKRQQDDLEPPQYSRKNIKKPVLRESPIEPVDDYEIVVDEPVREVKKSPPVENDIGAIRIE, encoded by the coding sequence ATGCGGTGGAGCTATAAAACAGTACATTACGAGTTAAAGAAGGAAGGATTGTTGGGCAGTGCGTTTCTTGATGAATCGGAAGTGGAGTTGTCCCTGAACGAATACGGTAAGGCGGGGTGGGAGCTTGTTTCGATTCTCGAGACCCAAGATGGGCTTATCGCCATATTCAAGCAGCCACTTGGTGTTGACTGTCAGGCAGAGGACGACGAAGAAGACGAGCGTCAATATGTGGTCGTCAAGCGCCAACAAGATGATCTTGAGCCGCCCCAATATTCGAGGAAAAATATCAAAAAACCGGTACTGAGAGAGTCACCAATTGAGCCGGTTGACGACTATGAGATTGTCGTTGACGAGCCGGTGCGGGAGGTAAAAAAATCTCCGCCGGTCGAAAATGATATCGGGGCGATTCGCATCGAATAG
- a CDS encoding valine--pyruvate transaminase, with product MEFTQFGNKMTGNAGILSLMDDLGKATAPGSRPVIMMGGGNPGQVPEFQERMRRELLAIGADQQSFQQLISGYAPPQGEKGFVDGLAALLKKEHGWDVGPENICLTNGSQTAFFMLFNLFAGIFPDGRKKKICLPLAPEYIGYADLGLAEDMFVSTRPEIELQDERFFKYHIDFNKLKIGNDIGAICISRPTNPTGNVVTDGEVARLVALAAEKNIPLIIDSAYGLPFPGMVYVGAQPVWNENLILCLSLSKLGLPSLRTGIVVAHKKVVEALTAMNAIMSLTPTSFGAVLARNLIARQEITDLCRQYIQPFYQGKMEKAVAAVGEQFAGIPCRVHKPEGAMFLWLWFEGLPITSLELYQLLKKAGVLVVSGHYFFPGLAEDWQHKNECIRVTYSQSDDDIQRGLAIIAGVVRRIYTEHGGKKV from the coding sequence ATGGAATTTACACAATTCGGCAATAAGATGACCGGTAATGCCGGGATCCTTTCCTTGATGGATGACCTGGGCAAGGCAACTGCCCCCGGCAGCAGGCCGGTTATCATGATGGGCGGCGGCAATCCCGGGCAGGTGCCGGAGTTTCAGGAAAGAATGCGCCGGGAACTTCTGGCAATTGGCGCGGACCAGCAGAGTTTTCAACAACTCATCAGTGGCTATGCTCCGCCGCAGGGGGAAAAGGGTTTTGTCGACGGCCTGGCGGCTCTTCTGAAAAAAGAGCATGGTTGGGATGTTGGGCCGGAAAATATCTGCTTGACCAATGGCAGCCAGACCGCCTTTTTTATGCTCTTTAACCTTTTTGCCGGGATATTTCCCGACGGACGCAAGAAGAAGATTTGTCTGCCTTTGGCGCCTGAGTATATTGGCTATGCCGACCTTGGTCTGGCGGAAGACATGTTTGTTTCGACCCGGCCGGAAATTGAGCTGCAGGATGAGCGGTTCTTTAAATATCATATTGATTTTAATAAATTAAAGATCGGTAATGATATCGGGGCAATCTGTATTTCCCGGCCAACCAATCCCACCGGCAATGTGGTAACCGATGGGGAGGTGGCCCGCCTTGTTGCCCTGGCCGCTGAGAAAAACATTCCTCTGATCATCGACAGCGCCTATGGACTGCCTTTTCCCGGCATGGTGTATGTCGGAGCGCAACCGGTCTGGAACGAAAATCTCATCCTGTGTTTGTCCCTTTCGAAGCTTGGCCTGCCCTCTCTGCGAACCGGGATTGTTGTGGCTCACAAGAAGGTTGTCGAGGCCTTGACGGCGATGAACGCCATCATGTCACTGACACCAACCAGTTTTGGTGCGGTTCTCGCCCGGAATCTGATTGCCCGGCAAGAAATCACCGACCTGTGCCGGCAGTACATCCAACCCTTTTACCAGGGAAAAATGGAAAAGGCGGTCGCCGCGGTTGGTGAGCAATTCGCCGGCATCCCTTGTCGCGTTCACAAGCCGGAGGGGGCGATGTTTTTATGGCTGTGGTTTGAAGGGCTGCCGATAACCAGCCTGGAGCTGTACCAGCTGCTCAAAAAGGCCGGGGTCCTGGTGGTCTCGGGCCACTATTTCTTCCCGGGTCTTGCCGAAGACTGGCAACATAAAAACGAATGCATCCGGGTGACCTATTCACAAAGCGATGACGATATACAACGCGGCTTGGCGATTATCGCCGGAGTAGTGCGGCGAATTTACACGGAGCATGGTGGCAAGAAGGTGTAA
- a CDS encoding uracil-DNA glycosylase produces the protein MAVIFPNCLLCIHYFITHDPEKPYGCRALRFKSRTIPSRVVFESSGMNCQLFAGKKRQKDGSGNSRVA, from the coding sequence ATGGCGGTAATTTTTCCGAACTGTTTGCTCTGTATCCATTATTTTATTACCCACGACCCGGAGAAGCCTTACGGCTGTCGGGCCTTGCGGTTTAAGAGCCGGACAATTCCCTCGCGGGTGGTCTTCGAATCATCGGGGATGAATTGCCAGCTGTTTGCGGGCAAGAAGCGACAGAAGGATGGTTCGGGGAATTCGCGGGTGGCATAG